The Bradysia coprophila strain Holo2 chromosome X, BU_Bcop_v1, whole genome shotgun sequence genomic interval atGACATCACGTAATAAACCGTGCAACGTACCTTGGCCTTCGATTTGGGTGACAGCCTGAATCGTCCAAACATTCCTTCCGACTTTTCTTTGCCATTGGTCGGTGATGTTTCCTTACTGTCTCGCTTCTTATGGAAGAAATCAGACACGGCTCGAATGATACTCTTTCTGCGTTCCGGATCTTTGTTACGATGCCTTCGCTTCTGGCCACCATCCTCTTCAGCCAAATTCGGATCGGACGTAAAATCGTTCTGCTTGTACTGCGTTTTCGATGAACCGAAATTGTGATCGTTCACATGCTCCTGACTCGTCGTTTCCGATATATCGTTTACGCTCTTCGATGTCATCATTTTCCGCTCACGAATCTTCATATCATCGCACTTGTTCCTCGTGATTTCATCAGCTAAGTGATCCAGATTGAATCGTTTGCGCAGCAGTTGAATTTTCTCATCCGGACTGAGGCCAAGATCCTGATTTGATTTGAGTCTCGCTCTGGCTCGAGCATCTTGCCGCAGCTTTTCAGTTTGCGTTACCGTATCGTCGATCTTACGACGTGGTGGCGGTACCGGTGTAGTGAACTCGTTGCCATTGCCCAGATATTGGCTCGGTCCATCGGTTTTAATCGAATAAATACTTGGCGTTGAGTAAACACAAAACGATTgagttttcaatatttttggaaGTTCTTTGATTGGTGTTTCAACAACATCACTGAACGGTCGATCCTTTCGTGTTGTCGACGCGCTGTCCAGTTTCGAAATTGAATATGGGGTTTTGGTAATGTTCCAGCGATCGGAAGAGTTCACCAGTTTATCCGGTCGCTCTGTTTGTCCGATATGGAAATGGGGTCCATTACTGCATGCCGTTCCAATGTGTGGTGGAGCCTGTGGCGAATTTCCCGGACTAAACATACTCGAACGGTTACGACTTCGATTCAATCGCTTCTCGgcattcaattgttttttacTCTGGAGCTTGTCCATGACCAGTTCATGGATAAGATCTTTTTGCTTGGTGCGCTCCTTAGTGATCTCCTCCAAACGTTCCATTACCGTAATTGGTGATGTCGCATCCACTGCGGGCTTATTTACAAATACACTTAATGACTTATTGCTATCTATCACAGAATTGGATTGCTGCGTCTGTTCGTTGCCGCTATTATCTCCCTTCGACGATTTCCTTCTAGTTTTCCGAATGTCAATTGAATCACGCGCATTACTGATTTGgctaattttcatttgaagttTCCGCACATATTCCTCGTACGTACACTCATCGGAATCTTTACGACGATTCGGTGTACCCGATTCCTCCAATGATTGTTTACGTGTCGGTGTTCTGGATTCTTTGGATGTTGTTGTGTCATATGAATTGTTTTCCTTGGGTGGGCTACTTTCGTTAAACATATCCCTTCGGTCCGAATTCGGAGTGTCCACATTTTTCGGGGTTGAATCAACAGGACTCGTAACTACAGTCAAGGCATCACTATCTTCTGTTGTTGTACCCTGAGAGGCAATCATTAACAGACTGTCATCGTCGATGTCATTTAAACTGTCTGCTGGCATATCGAATGGCTTTTTAACGTTGAACATTGGCGGAACTTCGTTCATGGGTGTTTTTAGATCGATGTCATTCGCTAATACACAAGCTCCTTGTTCGATATAATCGATGCCAGCCACTTCTTTGTTGACTGCCTCGTGAATCTCCAAAGAATTGGGAGTTTTGAAGGATTTAGATTCGAATGACTCCTTCGGAGAGCTGCCGTAACCGGCATCACTTTTATAGCTTGATGCTCCTTTGATCGAATTATTCTCAACAAATTGAACGTAACCCCGATTCTTCAACATTGCCTTATTCGTCGCTGAGTACGTCTCCAGACAACTGTCTTCTGATCCTGTGTCCATGAATTCAATTCCTTCGAAATCAAGTTCCTTGTTGACGATGGGACATATTTTTGGTGTCTCTGTCTCGGTAATATGCGTTTTATGACTAGACAGCttcttcttcgatttttttcgtttgatcGTTCCCTTGTTGGAATTCAGAACGAATTCAATATCAACGAAGTTCTCGGACACAGCATCATCTGCGGTCCAATCGGATAATTCCGTTTCGGTAAGTACTTGTCCCGTAAATTCAGTTTCTGAATCTGATTTTGTGGATTCTGCATACGTAGCTGCCGTTGGAGTTTTGTCCATGTCGTCCAAATCTTTGTTCAACGACATGGTATCCGATAAGTGCAACACTGACGGCTTTACAATTTTCTCTGTGGTAGATGCGTTTGCTTCGACAGCCGGTAGCACCAACGGAATGTTTTTCAGTGTGTCAATCTTGTTCTCATTCTTTGTATCGAATTTTAAATCAGGTTTCCGATGACTGAAAGACTCGTACCGCGGGATCTTCTTCTCCAGAACCACTTTATCACATTTCACTTCACCAGTCAATTGTTCCGTCACTCTTGTGCCATCCGGCATTTTCATGTGTTTCAGATCCTCGGGATCACCAACATACTTTCCGTCGATTATCATCAGACTGTCAATCTGCATCAGTTCACCAGATGTGTCGCGTACTTCTAATCGTGGCAGATCACCCGGTTGAGTGTCTGGACTAGTTGTTGAGTccaaaataaaatgtggaaTATCATCGACACTGCTGGACGTACTCGATGACAAGCTGTCCGATTCTAAATcggaattcatctttttagcACTCCACGGAATATTCGGAACTCTGATCGATGTTTCTTGAGCGGGGCTACGCGGTCGTGCTTCATCCTCAACCGGACGGCTTTTCTTAGAATCATTGCTTTGGCTTAGCATTGAATCGATGGCCGACTTGCTTTTTTCAGCCAATGATTCGGATTTAACTTCGATGATTGGCGCTGGCACGTCAATGTCTTTTGTTGCTTCATCATCGGGGGCACGATCTTTGGCCGGACTGTCGCCAGTTAAATCAATCACCTCAATCTCGTCGTCGTTCACATCCAATTCGTTGATGAATTTCTGATTTCGTTTGACCATTTTCTCGGACAGCTCAATGCGACTGAGATCAATAATTGGTTCCACCTTTTCCGGCGTCACTAGATCAATGATTTCGATTTTCGGGGACATTTCGCGTATTTTATTATCGACTAATGTTGTGTTGATGGTTTCCGTCAAATCGGATATCTTCAATGCATCCGAATTGGACACAATGTCCGTTTtgttgatttcatttttatctatCACAAATTTCCCGTAGACATTCTCCTTCTCATCAGAATTCTTTTCATCCATCTCTTTGCTACCGACCAACGGCGATTTGGCTGGCGttgtatttttgataaaactttGCATCACCGAATCCGTCGACGGATTCAACAACTTTTGACATTCGGAAATGTTGGAAtggaaattcttaaatttcgaATCCAATACGGACGTTGAGTCCGATTTCATGATGCCACCGGATATGGATTCACCTAGCAGATAACGTTTCTTCAATTCCAAGCTTCTCTTAGATGCAATTCCTTCGGTGCTGGCggttttattcaataaatagTCACCAGGACGGGGATTCCGAAGTGGCATACGACTAGACGATAGTACGGATGGATCGACTTGTACAAGCggtttaaattcattttgctGCTCCAAGTCGCGTTTGTGCTGAGCAAATGACGGTTTCGTTGAGGTAGTTGTTGGGGATGGACGTTTTATGCCATTCTCAATTGTCGTTTGTTTGATCTGGATAAAGAGATGGACGTGGCGGAATTAAGTTTTTCCATTTCGTCAGCAAAATTTACCTGAACTTTGGTTGGCTTCCTCAGATGGGTGTCATCAATAACGATATTTGGCGGCGGAAATTTAACTGGATCTTGTTCGAATTCGGAGTCTGTTGATATTTCGGTTGCAGAATTCAGTTCAACAATCGGCGATGAGGATTCGGAGTCGCTTTGAATCtggaaaaatatgaaacattGAGATTTGTAAATGGCATGACGGGGCGTGAGGAGCGAGTGTGAACAATACATATTTTTAGTTGCTGTTTCTTAAGGTATAGTGGCAACGCGAAGATAGATATTTAAGAAATCCTTTTTTTACGGgaaagttgaaatttaaacaaaaatttgaattctgaAGTGACAGAACCTGAGTTTCTACATCCTAAAGTTCCTTGACATTAGGTTACCAAATGCTACCAATCTTCATCGCAAACAACtggaaaagaaatattttgaggaTACGAAAATGATAAACATCCTTGTGGGTAGCCGACTCTATTTCTGTCCGTCATCAGTAATTGTGATTTTGATAATATTCCTAAAGGGTCAAACCCACTTCGCGTCAACATTTTCAGTAAGTTCTCGTGTATAGTTTGTTGTGATGATAGATCCctcattcattttaaatttcaacttttcaaatGTAGAGTCTTGTGGGTAAAACATTAGGTTTGTCGATTTTCGGTAGCTCTACCATTAACAAACGACaggattttatttcgaaaaattttgataaaaagagTTTATGTGTCGCGTCAAGCATACGTATTAAACTAGTACGTATCCAACTTAACAGCAGTGTTAAGCAAAAATAACGTATCGCATTTAAGTATCTGCTTTTGAAGTGTTTTCGAGAGCTTTGACTTTTGCATTCCACGGAAGTCTTCCACTTTTCCAATGAAATCCAAACAAGCTCAAAGCTTTCCAAAGCACAGAAGCTATGCGGCTTCCATAGAACTTAGGTTTTACTCTCAATGTGTAGAGTTATATGGATCCTGTTGAACcaaggactatttttgggaaaacaactttttttgggaaaacatttttgggaaaaagtCTTTGGAAAGATATGGAAAAACATGaggaaattgtaaaaatagggaaaagtagtttccaataaaaaaaaatcccggtGTCGAACTAGGGTGCACGTACACCACAGACATACGTATTCGTCATAGCCCTGACTTGTGAATAATTTAATCgtcgattgataaaattggTATAATGCCGAGTAGCCTAAGTATGTAAGCACAGTAGTTAACTGAATAAGCTGCTCATGCGAATATTAGCGAGAACAAATAACACTCACAGTTTTTAGTGGTCACaatagtaaaataaaattaaaatgaattagtTTGACAGGTACGATCCAAATAAAGGTATACCCTTTGGctcttttgtttttaataattgGTTTTTTCTTCACAAAATAACTACTGCTagcaaattattttgtatacaGACACAACACAATAaacgtaacaaaaaaataaataattaatcaaattagAAATGGGAAATAAATACAAGACgacaaaaatgacaaaatatgaattttccgGTCGTGTAATCGAAACCATTAATTAAAGTCAAGTGTGtcggtttttcttttcttcttgtttCTGTTGCGATTTGATTGATATTGGGTTATTTCAAACAACGAAAAtgtataaacaaaataaactaaaaaaataaaataaaaaataaattcaaacagaACTTCACACCAAACGAGTATTACCTTCTGTAGATCGTACCGTttcgaatcaaatttttagtCGCTCAAAGTTGCTTGGAGATTTTCGATATATTTTATTCGACGATTTTGGGCGAGATGATCCAATACGGTCAAGAATtggttcaacgaaattttctttgtttaattctaaattttctttcagaaaTTGAGCTTTCGTCGACAAGATTCGATTTTATTCAGAGTCGAAAAGATATTTTACTTTTGCATTGGTTTTGTTTGGTTACAGAGTAACAATGAATGCAGCGCGCAGTTCTGTGTTCTCATATtagcaataaaatatttcgttgaGCAGTAGACATAAGAGAATATATTGCGTTGCCTGCTGTCATTACATTGAACAGTATACTGTATAtagacgaaatttttcattttcattgtgcTCCTACCTTACCTTGGACAATGGaaccgaatattttttttctacaaaaactgttttccctaaataaattgttaacaTTAAATTGTACGCCAACGTCTACTACATCCTATCTAACAGTTAAAGTCTAATGAATATAAAACATTATATAAAGTCACACCACACGTTCCCTAAGAAATTGTACAGTTATCCTTGCTACTAGATGAGCTATGAGTTGCTGGCTTTTTATGAAATATTCCAAGTCCATATTTGGATGTGGTGGATGGAGTATTCGTAAATGATCTCGAATTATTGGAAGGTATTGCTGTTGTGATCGAATTCTTTTTCGGTAACGGTCGAGTCAACGTAGAACTGCCGTATGAAGTTGGATAATGCAAATTCGAGGCACTTCCATAACCGTGACTATTCATTCCACTTCCATATAAGTGGCTATTCAATCCAGTTCCTCCACTGCCGTATGTTTGGCTGTTTAATCCACTACCGCCACTGCCATATGTTTGACTGTTCAATCCACTTCCGCCACTGCCATATGTTTGACTGTTCAATCCACTTGTTCCACTTCCATACGTATGACTGTTTGCACCGTTTCCGTAGGCGTAACTTCTATCAATCGCATGCTCGTCACGACCTCGCCCATAAATCACATCTTTTCTCAACTCGTCCCTGAGTTTCGGTTCATCGCGACTTTTCGGATAATAGTTGTCCGTACTCAATTCGTCACGACTGCGGGAGAAACCGTAGCCACCTTCGTGGCGCTCGTCGTCGATCACCTTTTTCATATACGGATTGCTACCACTTAGTTTGGCATTCATGAACTCTTCCTTGCGATTGTGGATCATTTGGCTGCGTTCGATTAAGCGATTCGTTTCTCGGTCACGTTCCGATAATTTCCGAGGCGGTTTTTCCGGTTTGACAGGTGACTGGTGTCGGGCCGAGGTTAGATTGTCATAATGAGATGAAACGGCGTCTTCGTAGTTTGATGAGTATCGCTTTGGTTGTTCGATATTCTCCATCGAGCTGAATTTCTCTTCGTGATTAGAATGACGATGATTTGTTGGAGCTTCAAACTTAAACTCTGAATCATGTTTGATAGATGGTGATGCATTTTTGTGATTGGTTTTGGGAGAATCTGTAACATCGTAGCCATTGTGGTTCAAGTTATCGACAGCAAGTTGCCGTTCTAGCACCTTGTGACGATTTACCTCAACACCATTGTTGATTGGGCCAGTGAGTACTGCATTTTCCGGTGCTCTATGTTGCTGGATAATAGGTTTTTTTATCGAAGGAGGTGTGGCGTATCGTACAACCGTAATGGGCTTGTATCGGAACAAAATCTTAGTACTAGGCTTCGGTGCGATTGTGTCCGTTGGACTTGCCGACGCATCGTAAGTATTTGATGAATTATCTGATGTACCATTTCTTCCATCCGGCACATCAACACCCTTTTGACTTGGTACCGCTGGATTCACACTTATTGATTGTATAGCTTCTTTGGTTGgggatgatgatgatgacgacgaGGATGTAGCAGCATTTTTAATCGTTTGATAGAACTTTGTTACCGACCCGAGAAGAGTATTTTTACGTGGCGAAATATCCGGAGAATTACTAGACGACATGCTCTTGTTACGCCGAACCGGCTTGGCTGGTGCTACCTTAGCAGATGTTGGAAGTTGATGAACAGAATTCGTTAGCGGTTTCATTGCAGTAATGGACGGCAAATTATTTTGGTTGTTCGGTAGAGCCGCTTGTGTATTGTGCATAACTTCCTCTTTCGGACGCAATCGTTCGACGGATGGTACACTATAAATCGTTCTTTCTAACAAATTGATGTCATCCATAACTGAATTGGAAGCACAAACttcatcaaacaaaatgtcctCTTTACTTTTCTCCTTCTTAACCAATTTCGGTTTCGCTGTCGCTGTCGATTTAGATGATGAATCACTCTTGACGATATCTTCGGCAATCTTGTCAATCTTTTTGACAACTTTCTTCGCCACTTTTGGTTCTCCGTTTACGGTTTTCACCACCTTTTTAACGACCTTCTTGGTATTTGGTTTTTTGACTTTCTCTTCAGTGACTCGGTCAGTCGATAAAGATTTTCTGGAACTCGCGTTGGTGACCTTTTCACCGATTTGTTCTTCCAACTGCATAATCTCGTTCATCAGTTTGTCAGAAAATTTAGCAAGGCACATCGCTTGCACGTCATTATGATCTACCACTTCTTTCTTACACCATTTTGGCGCCGGTTTGCTGTAAGTTAAATTAGTTTCTTTGACTTCAGCCACTTTCGGCGgactttttttctttatcggCTTTTTAACCACCTTCACTTCGACCGGCTTGGGAACCACTTTTGCAGCGAATTCCTCAAACATTTCATTGAGGTCCTCGTCTAGTGTTTCATTCTCGAACAATTGGTTATATTCCCTGCTCGGCGATCGTTCAATGAACACCGGATCGTCAACCAACctttcaaaattacttaaatcaACTTCTTCCGGCGGCGAATcatcttttttcttcttcgacATTACTTCGATGACGTCGATTGTTCGCGCTTTCTCCAACTCACGTTTCGATGGCTTCTTCAAATCGACAGCACCATCCATTTGCTGGTTGTACATGTCGAAGGATTTGGTTTTGCTTGGTTTCAGTTTATTTTCCACAGATTCGCGTAATAGGGCCTGTTTCAGGTCAACAGTTTTGCTTTCTACATTCGAATTACGACGGGGCATAACAGGCGACAGACCGGTGCTAGGTGTTAAGTTGGGTGACGGACCTGATCGAGGAGTAAGGCTAGGCGACTGATTAGATTTGGGTGTGAGACATGGCGATGGAAGACTTTTCAACTCTTGAACGGGACTGGGAGCAAAGTATTTTGCCAGATTAACGTCTTTCAATTCCTTCTGATTTTTATTGACGTTGGCCGAGGCGgccttttcttctttttttgggaAGAATTTACTTAAATCACGTGCTGTTGTGGACACTTTAGGCGCATTTATTTGAGACTTAATATGGTTTCGAGTGTcggagaaatttttcgactcaattttcttcaaagacTTGGCCAATTTGTCGTTGTTGGTCTTTAAACGTTCTTGCGGACTGACATACTTGAACTCGGGATCTTGTGACAAAATCTCAATTTCATTGTCGGTTATGTCTAAATTGTTCAGAAAACCCAATTCGCCGATTGGATCTTCTCTATGCGAACTGTCCAACGACAGACTATTGCCCATTGATTTCAAGTTTTGAATGGAACCGGTCGGGGCGACATACAATTTCCGACGATCCATTAACGGGGACGATTTAACGAGATCTAAATTGGAGACACTCATCGCTTTGGAACTACATTGATTCGATAGTCGATCCGAATTCGAGCCCAAGAAGTTTACCGATTTGGTGCTACCAAATGCATTTAGTCCACTGTCTTGGCTGTTCTTCAGCCATTGTTCTTTTAAGCTTAACTTTCGTTTGATGTCATTTTTCACCAGATTTTCCTTCTTCAGTTCGTCAATCTCTTTGgtcaattttatgaaattgtttATCTTGTAAAGACTTTCGTTCAGCTTATCGATGTCAGCTGATAATTGATGGTCTaaattgttatcgataattttgatttcGGTTTTAGTGATCGGTTGATGAAGTGATGGATCAACGGACACCACCTAAACCGCGAGTTTATTGTTCGTTTGTGGTTTTTTGGTCATTTTAATTATCGACAATTCGGATTCGAATCGATGATTtgatttgtgaaaaataaaatgaaaagaaattggaattttaataatttgaacAGAGCGGTGTGCTTCGTCAATGACGGGATACGTCACACAATAAAACAAGAGAGTTTGAAAGCAGTTTCTCACCTCAGTTTCGGTGTCGGTTGCTAGGTAAGGAAGTGGCTTCAATTTGACTTCTTGCATGCGAATTTCGCGAGCCTTTTCCAATTCTTCTCCCTCTGTCTGGCTATCTGCTTCATCATCTGAAATGATATTACGCTCACATCATAAATTCATCGCTTCTACACAATCTCTCGTCCCACACACAATTTAATCTCGAACCTACCTTCACTCGAATCGTAGAACTCGTCATCATCGCTATCGTCATCGTCGCTATACTGGTTCGAAGAATACCTTTGTTTGCCAATCCAATCGGTGGCCAACTGAAGAGTCTGTGCACCCAGTGGTGACTCCATTGCCTCTTCGTAGTTGTCGAGATCCGAATCCGATTCCGAATCCGAACTGTAAATTTCCGATGATTCATCCGTACCCGAACCGAAATTACGATCCGTCCACTCATTTTCATCGATGATATTCTCCAGCGACGGTTCGCCGTCAGACATTGCAGTTGCATTTTCGAATTCGATTCGTTCCGGCGTTTGACCTgagattttatgttaaaagaATTGATTGGAAATGGGTTTCAGTTGATCGGTTTGAATGCACAACAAACCTCGGTTCAGAAGGTCCAAATTGGCAATGCCCTCTAGTCGAATTCTTTCGGGTGTCGTTTCGATTTTTGAACTGGAATCGGTTTCGTTTCTGATTTTTTGACGGGACAGAGATTTCTTCGGTATTGGTCGCATTACTTTGGCAGGAAGGCGGTAATGTTGTGTACAATAGAAAAGTCCTTGAGGATTGTCCCGATCGAATGCATAGCCACCGAGTCGTAAACTAGTATGGCAATGATGACACTTTAGGCAAGCTCTATGCAACACAAGTCCTTCAGCTGTAATCTTTTCCATTAAATAGACTTTTTGCTTgcaaaaatgacaaatttcagATACAGCTGGAGTGTTGAATACCAAGGCGGATTTTGAGTTCTGAA includes:
- the LOC119081069 gene encoding F-actin-monooxygenase Mical isoform X1, producing the protein MNRPQQPPPLTMAENEAAALAAEMFDHFSSATTMRQILGLYRNMCDTIGLRPGPLNEFYPKLKSKIKSWKAQALWKKFDARALHRVYNKGTACNGTRVLVIGAGPCGLRTAIEAQLLGAKVVLVEKRDRISRNNVLHLWPFLITDLRNLGAKKFYGKFCAGSIDHISIRQLQCILLKVALLLGVEVHEGVSFENTIEPKDGCGWRAQVSPEDHAVSHYEFDVLIGADGKRNTLEGFKRKEFRGKLAIAITANFINKKTEAEAKAEEISGVAFIFNQSFFKELYQTTGIDLENIVYYKDETHYFVMTAKKHSLIDKGVIVQDFSDPAELLSAVNVNTERLLDYAKEAAEFSTKYQMPNLEFAVNHYGKPDVAMFDFTSMFASEISCRVTVRKNYRLLQCLVGDSLLEPFWPTGSGCARGFLSSMDAGYAIKLWNNQRNSILAVLAQRESIYRLLAQTTPENLHRDIGSYTLDPATRYPNLNRSAVTVHQVKHLLNTDDPALLEQTFMDSNALQLVPDQPMRRKRRTGDTVPLSTVLLRWIRAQLNSHDFIQNLTDVSECFTNGQVLCALINRYRPDLVDLASLRDCSVKECNELAFKIIEVELRIPPVMTAADSLTLENVDPKLWLTYLEQICEVFRGEIPHVKHPKLDFAELKEKQQGNKVPDFSRLLKFTSRKVKSPSEDVDMAGNTRSAIDDDRGRRSRKLLPESSAGLLNESTSRRAKKRRSHEKFGNVEERMKRLQEIEANRNDRQNKRRLQRAQQTQNFYKSLHMLQANTLLRESDSSSPFEDYSIFLYRQSAPEFNDRVKELERKLLYPDRERGIASASLRNTGPDDQFNDRIKSMEKQIAAKTGAATDKKPKDLLRAIGKIESNDWNIREIEKKIEQSKKTEVGKSREKVPKWSKEQFLQRQNKMARPLDADAVDEKFKEIDQTIKNLDKQLKEGTVLERGERGNNKVASIAGSFKKKENTQPEDKGIQKSNSKSALVFNTPAVSEICHFCKQKVYLMEKITAEGLVLHRACLKCHHCHTSLRLGGYAFDRDNPQGLFYCTQHYRLPAKVMRPIPKKSLSRQKIRNETDSSSKIETTPERIRLEGIANLDLLNRGQTPERIEFENATAMSDGEPSLENIIDENEWTDRNFGSGTDESSEIYSSDSESDSDLDNYEEAMESPLGAQTLQLATDWIGKQRYSSNQYSDDDDSDDDEFYDSSEDDEADSQTEGEELEKAREIRMQEVKLKPLPYLATDTETEIQSDSESSSPIVELNSATEISTDSEFEQDPVKFPPPNIVIDDTHLRKPTKVQIKQTTIENGIKRPSPTTTSTKPSFAQHKRDLEQQNEFKPLVQVDPSVLSSSRMPLRNPRPGDYLLNKTASTEGIASKRSLELKKRYLLGESISGGIMKSDSTSVLDSKFKNFHSNISECQKLLNPSTDSVMQSFIKNTTPAKSPLVGSKEMDEKNSDEKENVYGKFVIDKNEINKTDIVSNSDALKISDLTETINTTLVDNKIREMSPKIEIIDLVTPEKVEPIIDLSRIELSEKMVKRNQKFINELDVNDDEIEVIDLTGDSPAKDRAPDDEATKDIDVPAPIIEVKSESLAEKSKSAIDSMLSQSNDSKKSRPVEDEARPRSPAQETSIRVPNIPWSAKKMNSDLESDSLSSSTSSSVDDIPHFILDSTTSPDTQPGDLPRLEVRDTSGELMQIDSLMIIDGKYVGDPEDLKHMKMPDGTRVTEQLTGEVKCDKVVLEKKIPRYESFSHRKPDLKFDTKNENKIDTLKNIPLVLPAVEANASTTEKIVKPSVLHLSDTMSLNKDLDDMDKTPTAATYAESTKSDSETEFTGQVLTETELSDWTADDAVSENFVDIEFVLNSNKGTIKRKKSKKKLSSHKTHITETETPKICPIVNKELDFEGIEFMDTGSEDSCLETYSATNKAMLKNRGYVQFVENNSIKGASSYKSDAGYGSSPKESFESKSFKTPNSLEIHEAVNKEVAGIDYIEQGACVLANDIDLKTPMNEVPPMFNVKKPFDMPADSLNDIDDDSLLMIASQGTTTEDSDALTVVTSPVDSTPKNVDTPNSDRRDMFNESSPPKENNSYDTTTSKESRTPTRKQSLEESGTPNRRKDSDECTYEEYVRKLQMKISQISNARDSIDIRKTRRKSSKGDNSGNEQTQQSNSVIDSNKSLSVFVNKPAVDATSPITVMERLEEITKERTKQKDLIHELVMDKLQSKKQLNAEKRLNRSRNRSSMFSPGNSPQAPPHIGTACSNGPHFHIGQTERPDKLVNSSDRWNITKTPYSISKLDSASTTRKDRPFSDVVETPIKELPKILKTQSFCVYSTPSIYSIKTDGPSQYLGNGNEFTTPVPPPRRKIDDTVTQTEKLRQDARARARLKSNQDLGLSPDEKIQLLRKRFNLDHLADEITRNKCDDMKIRERKMMTSKSVNDISETTSQEHVNDHNFGSSKTQYKQNDFTSDPNLAEEDGGQKRRHRNKDPERRKSIIRAVSDFFHKKRDSKETSPTNGKEKSEGMFGRFRLSPKSKAKSCFDVRNYSGFGDKDEPATQHERSKSEDYLKIDLNAKQYEEEAPPIPPLPINYQRSDDESCSANESRKLKAHTKASRQAELKRLRIAQEIQREQEEIEVKLKDLEARGVLLEKALRGEEQNLEVADYNGISVGANDEKLLKELLEIWRNITQLKKRDDELGIRQQELKLEHRHAQLKEQLNTRLSCSKLDKSSSDVAAEGAILNEMLEIVAKRAALRPSDTMPHSSSQMVDGLESDI